From the Lolium rigidum isolate FL_2022 chromosome 2, APGP_CSIRO_Lrig_0.1, whole genome shotgun sequence genome, one window contains:
- the LOC124688947 gene encoding cinnamoyl-CoA reductase 1-like, which translates to MSSYLETKAMDNGEKKQQQLVCVTGAGGFIGSWVVKELLLHGYRVRGTARDPVDSKNAHLLALEGAKEGLSLCGADLLDCDDLRAAFSGCHGVFHVASPTINNDPELMLAAVEGTRNVMNAAADMGVRRVVFTSSYGAVHMDPSRSPDTVMDETCWSDYDFCKQTGNFYCCAKMMAEKTATEEAARRGLELAVVVPSMTIGPALQQAMNMSIAHIARYMMGTKKVSPNAVAAYTDVRDVARAHLLVYERRHDAPSSRYLCIGAVLHRSRLVQLLGDLFPNYHVTAKCEDDGKPMARPYRFSNQRLRDLGLEFTPIRESLYETVMSLKQKGHLRLPVPVPKRARL; encoded by the exons ATGTCGTCCTATTTGGAGACCAAGGCCATGGACAATGGTGAgaagaagcagcagcagctagtTTGTGTGACTGGAGCAGGAGGCTTCATTGGGTCATGGGTGGTGAAGGAGctcctcctccatggctaccgtgtGAGGGGAACCGCCAGAGACCCCG TTGATAGCAAGAACGCCCACTTGCTTGCCCTGGAGGGAGCCAAAGAGGGGTTATCCCTCTGCGGCGCTGATCTCCTCGACTGcgacgacctccgcgccgccttcAGCGGATGCCACGGCGTCTTCCATGTGGCCTCGCCAACCATCAACAACGACCCG GAGCTCATGCTGGCTGCCGTCGAGGGAACTAGGAACGTGATGAACGCTGCGGCAGACATGGGCGTGCGGCGCGTGGTGTTCACCTCATCCTACGGCGCAGTGCACATGGACCCCAGCCGGAGCCCAGACACGGTGATGGACGAGACGTGTTGGAGCGACTACGACTTCTGCAAACAAACTGGG AACTTTTACTGCTGTGCGAAGATGATGGCGGAGAAGACGGCgacggaggaggcggccaggCGTGGGCTGGAGCTGGCGGTGGTGGTGCCGTCCATGACGATCGGTCCAGCGCTTCAGCAGGCAATGAACATGAGCATCGCCCACATCGCACGCTACATGATGGGCACCAAGAAGGTGAGCCCCAATGCCGTTGCCGCCTACACCGACGTCCGCGACGTCGCCCGCGCGCACCTGCTCGTCTACGAGCGTCGCCACGATGCACCGAGCAGCCGCTACCTCTGCATCGGCGCCGTGCTCCACCGTTCCCGCTTGGTGCAACTTCTCGGGGACCTCTTCCCGAACTACCACGTCACGGCCAA GTGCGAAGACGACGGCAAGCCAATGGCCAGGCCGTACAGGTTCTCCAACCAGAGGCTCAGGGACCTGGGACTGGAGTTCACTCCTATTAGGGAGAGTCTGTACGAGACGGTGATGTCCCTGAAGCAAAAGGGACACCTGCGTCTGCCTGTTCCGGTGCCAAAGCGCGCACGGCTATGA